A region of Pleionea litopenaei DNA encodes the following proteins:
- a CDS encoding DUF423 domain-containing protein, whose product MKASDDSLERKFIQVAATLGFLAVAFGAFGAHALKSSLSPSGLEVWKTAVFYQLTHGIVLLIVAAAGQWLSRPWRIWSLRLFTLGVVLFSGSLYLLTLLQIKWLGMITPMGGLLLLAAWICVFIGAFRRV is encoded by the coding sequence ATGAAAGCATCAGATGATAGTTTGGAGCGAAAGTTCATTCAGGTTGCCGCGACATTAGGTTTCTTAGCGGTCGCTTTTGGCGCATTTGGAGCGCATGCATTGAAATCTTCATTATCGCCAAGTGGTCTCGAAGTATGGAAAACGGCTGTCTTTTATCAGCTGACCCATGGAATTGTCTTATTGATTGTTGCTGCCGCAGGACAATGGCTGAGTCGTCCATGGCGAATTTGGAGTTTGCGTCTATTTACTTTAGGTGTGGTGCTCTTCTCCGGTAGTCTTTATCTGCTCACTCTCTTACAGATCAAATGGTTAGGTATGATCACTCCGATGGGCGGCTTGCTTTTATTGGCCGCGTGGATCTGTGTTTTTATTGGAGCTTTTCGTCGTGTCTAG
- a CDS encoding glycosyltransferase family 2 protein — protein sequence MKLSVVFTTYNSPVWLQKVLWGFANQTYQDFEIIVADDGSGPETRDLIERMREETGLTIRHIWHEDNGFQKCQILNKALLNVRTDYIVFTDGDCIPRKDFLAEHAKNAEPGYYLSGSYYKLPMSTSETITKDDIDSGRCFEVSWLHANGLPRSRKTMKINASPFWAKVLNKITPTKCNLKGSNASAWLDDVLAVNGFDERMQWGGLDREFGVRLINHGITPRHVRYNAICVHLDHARGYKDPEMVKRNKQLRLTNAKEGVYWTNFGIQQLLIDGYQPETDYALERIMQLNITQPNE from the coding sequence ATGAAACTCTCGGTCGTCTTTACAACATACAATTCTCCAGTTTGGCTACAAAAAGTATTGTGGGGCTTTGCGAATCAAACCTATCAAGATTTTGAAATCATCGTCGCTGATGACGGCTCTGGCCCAGAAACGAGAGACTTAATTGAACGTATGCGCGAAGAAACGGGCCTGACGATTCGCCACATTTGGCACGAAGACAACGGCTTTCAAAAGTGTCAAATTCTCAACAAAGCGTTGCTGAATGTACGAACCGATTACATAGTGTTCACTGACGGTGACTGCATTCCAAGAAAAGACTTTCTCGCAGAACACGCAAAAAATGCGGAACCTGGTTACTACCTATCGGGCAGCTATTACAAACTCCCCATGTCGACCAGTGAAACCATCACCAAAGACGACATAGATAGCGGACGCTGCTTTGAGGTTAGTTGGTTGCATGCTAATGGCCTACCACGTTCAAGAAAGACCATGAAAATTAACGCCTCGCCTTTTTGGGCTAAAGTACTGAATAAAATCACGCCCACCAAATGCAATTTGAAAGGCTCAAATGCGTCAGCGTGGCTTGATGATGTACTGGCCGTGAATGGCTTCGACGAAAGAATGCAATGGGGTGGATTAGATCGAGAATTTGGTGTGCGCCTCATTAACCACGGAATTACGCCACGTCATGTACGCTATAACGCCATTTGTGTGCATTTAGATCATGCTCGAGGTTATAAAGATCCCGAGATGGTCAAGCGCAATAAACAACTGCGACTAACCAATGCCAAAGAAGGTGTTTACTGGACCAACTTTGGCATACAGCAATTGTTAATCGATGGGTATCAGCCAGAAACTGACTACGCCTTAGAGCGCATCATGCAACTCAACATTACTCAGCCAAACGAATAA